The DNA region GCCCTGGCGGCCGGGCTGCGCGTCCTGGTCAACATCCAGGCGAACGCCGCGACCCACCACTACACGCCGGACGCGTTCTACGGCTCGGACCGGGCGCCGCTCTTCGCCGCCTATCGCGATCTCGTCGGGGACCTCGCGCGCCTGTGCGCGCGGAAGGGCGCGGACCGCGTGGCCCTGGAGCCGGTGAACGAGCCGCCGCAGGCCTGCGGCGCGCGGGCGTGGAACCGGGTGCAGGAAGAACTCCTGACGGCGGCCCGAGCGGCCGCGCCGGCGCTCACCCTGGTGGCGACCGGCTCCTGCGGAAGCCTCGTCGCGGGCCTGACGGCGCTGGACCCGGCCGCGCTCGCGCGGTTCGCGCCGCTCCTCTACACGTTCCACTTCTACGAGCCGTACCTGTTCTCCCACCAGGGGGCGACGTGGCTCACCGAGGAGCCGTTCTACCGCTGGCTCACCGCCGTGCCCTGGCCCGGGAGCCGCGGCACGCTGCGCGGCACGCTCGCGGCGGTGCGGGCGCGCATGGACGCGGACCGTACGGTGCCGCAGGCCGAGAAGGCGCGCGACCGTGCGGTGATCGAGGCGAAACTGCACGAATATTTCGAGGCCGCGCCCGGTCCGGCCTACATCGCCGACGCGATGGCGCCGGTGGCGACCTGGGCGGACCTGTACGGGATCCCGCGGGGGCAGGTGCTGATGGGCGAGTTCGGCGCCCTGCGCACCGATGCCCGCTTCACGGCCTCCCGGGCGCCGGACCGGGCCGCCTACATCCGGGACGTGCGGCTGGCGGCCGAGGCGACCGGGTTCGCGTGGTCGTTCTGGAACCTGTTCGACGGCCTCGGCCTCATGGACGACGCGCACGTCGCCGATCCCGCCCTGATCGCTGCGCTCGGGCTGCGGGCCCGGCCCTGAGGCGGCCCCCGACCGATCCGCGGCTCGGCGCCCTCTCAGCCGCGCCGCGGAAGGGGCGGGAACAAGACGATGAGCATCAGGGCGAACTTGGCGAGCAGGGTGGTCTTGCCGGCCAGACCCTCGAAGGTGTTCACGAGGATCACGAAGGCCAGGATCGGCAGCCAGACGCCGCGCCGGCAATCCCGCGCGATCTCCGCGAGGTAGAGCCCCACCGCGATCACCAGCACTCCCGTGACCAGGATGCCGTGGTAGAGCACGGCCGAGATGATCGAGTTCTCGATGCCCCATTCCAGGCCGTAGATCCGGCGCAGCGTGTTCACCTGCAGGAAGTCGGGGGCGAGCAGGAGCTGCCGGAACGGGATCGCGTCGAACACCGTGAGCATGTCGACCCGGGCCTGCGCGCTGCCGCCGTCCGAGACGAACCGGTCCAGCAGGGTGTCGAAGAACCCGGCCGCGGCCAGGACGGCGACCAGGACCGGCAGCAGGGTCAGGGCGAAGCACGCGCAGGCCGCCGCCGCCAGCGGCACGCGGCCGGTGCGCAGGGTGCGGTTCAGGGCCACGAGCCCGACAGCGCCGCCGAGGATCAGCGTCGTGACGGTGGCCGAGCGGCCGCCGAACGTGACCAGGGCCACGAGTTGGAAGACGATCATGGCGGCGCGCGGCATCGGCGCCAGCCGACCGCCGCCCTTGGCCAGCGCCAGGATGTAGCACGCCGTCATGGTCGCGTTGGCCAGCGGGTGGCCCTGGAGGGCCGCCGAGCGGGTATCGGACTCGAACGCCACGCCGTCGAACCGGTAGGGGAAGAAGCGCTGACCGCTCGCGAGCTCGAACAGGCCGAGCAGGGCGTTGGCGAGCATCACGAGGTGGAAGATCGTCTCCAGCCGCCCGAGCGTGGCGGCGTCCCGGTCCATCAGGAGGATCGGGACGAGGCCGGCGAGCACGAAGGTGTCGATGGAGCCGGCGAGGCCCGCGCCGCCCCGGGCCGCGATCAGCGCGAGGAGCAGCACGCCGCAGGCGGCCAGGAGCACGCTCGCCGGCCGTCGGTTGAGCGCCCCGGCCACCGGGATCACGGGATTGCCCGCGCGCACCAGGGTCCAGCCGATCAGGATCACCGCCAGGTAGGTGGCGGGGTGGATCTTCGAGGCGGCCGAGCCGGTGATCCCCTCGTAATTGAGGCCCAGCACCCACAGGAGGCCGCCCGAGACCCCGACCAGGAGCAGCGCCCAGACCGACAACGCCACCGATTCCGCCCGCAGGAACGCGCGCAGCACCGGACCCGTGCGCGCCACCGGACCGTGGCGCCGCGCGAAGCCGGTCTGCCGGACGGTCCTCATGCCTTGCGTCGGGTGAGCAGCAGGGAGCCGGAGATCGGCCGGCCCAGCGCCTCCGACGTGTCGACGAGGTCGATCAGGTCGCGCTGGCGCGTGGCGCCGTTGCAGGCGACGAGCAGCAGCCGGTCGGCGGCGGCCGCCAGCGGGCCGAGCCGCAGGTTCTCGGTCAGCACGCCGCCGTCGACGAGCACGAGGTCGAAGCGTCCCTTCACGCCCGCGATGAAGCGCTCGACATTGGCGGGGGTGAGGGCATCGCGCAGGGGCTTCTCGGTGTCGCCGAGGCCGACCCGGCGGGCGCCGGAGGCCGGGTCCGTCCGGGTCACGGCGTTGAGGCTCTGCTCGCCGCGGAGGACGTCGAGGAGGCCACCGGTGCCGGAGCCGTCCGCCCGCAGGTCGGCGTCGACGCGCAGGACCCGGTCGCCGCGCGCCACGGCGACCGCGGCGAGCAGCGCGATCACCGCCTGGCGCTCGGTCTCGTCGGACTCGCCCGAGGTGACGAGCAGCGCCAGCGCGTGGCCGCGGCTGCCGGAGGTCGCGGCCAGGTGGTCGAGGGTGACGCTCGCGGCGGTCGCGCTCGCGCCCCGCGGCCGCAGGCCGGGCAGCACGGCCACCACCGGGGCGTTCGACAGCCGCTCGAGCTGCCGCGGCGAGAGCACGGTCGGCGCGAGGTATTCCCGCGTCAGCGCGAGGCCGGCGCCGAGGCCGAGACCGCCCGCGAGGGCGGCGGCGACCAGGATCAGCCGCGGCGGCCAGCTCGGGTCCTGCGGCGGCCGCGCCGCGGTGATGATCCGGGCGTTCGAGCTGTCGATGCTGGTCTGCTCCTTGATCTCCCGGGCGCGCACCAGGAAGGCGTTGTAGACCGAGCGCGCCGCGTCGACCTCGCGCTCGAGCTCGCGCTGCTGCACCGACGACTGGGCGTTCACCGCCGACTGCCGCTGCAGGCGCTCCAGCTCCGTCGACAGGGTGCGCTCGTTGGCCTGGGCGCGCTGGGCCTCGGTCTCCGCGGCGCCCGCGATGCGGTTCAGCTCGGCGTCGATCAGCCGGCGGACGTCCTGCATCTGGGCGCGCACCGCGGCGATGAACGGGTGACGCTCGCCGAGATTGGTGCGCAGGTCCGCCTCCTTGGCGGCGAGTTCCGCGTACTGCCCGCGCAGGCGCTCGATGACCGAGGACTGGACCGCCTCCGGCATCGCTCCGGACCCGATCGCCTGTCCGCGCGCCTCCCGGATCCCCTGGAGACGCGCCTTGGCGTCGGCGGTCCGGGCCCGCGCGGCGACCAGCCGCGCGTTCAGGTCGGTGAGCTGCTGCTCGTTCACGAGCCGGCCGCTCGACGCGATCAGGCCGTTGCGCGCCTTGTAGTCCTCGAGCTTCTTGTCGGCGGCGTTGACGGCGCCGCGCAGCTCGTCGAGCCGGCCGCGCAGATCGCCCGCGGCGCGCTTGGCGGCGTCCGAGCGGGCGTCGGTCTGGTCCGTCAGGTAGGCGCTCGCGATGGCGTTGACGATCCGCGCCGAGAGGTCGGGGTCCGTCGTGGTGACCACGAGATCGATGACGAAGACCTTGTCGGCGCGCTTGACCGCGAGGCGCCGCCGCAGCTGGTCCAGCGCCCGGCCGCGGGCGTCGACGGGCCGCTCCGCCCTCGGCCCGGCCACCAGCGCGCGGAGCTCGCCGAGGGCCCGCGTCACGACGCCGTCCTGCGGCGCGCCGAAGCCCGGCGTGGTCGCGAGCCCGACCTGATCGACCGCCCGGCCCAGCACGGCGTCCGACTCGATCACCTTCACCTGGCTCTCGACCTGCGCGATGCCGCCGTCCGGCGACAGCCCGGCGGGGTTGACGTCGTTCGAGACGACCTGGCGGTCGCGGGGATCGATCAGGATCTGCGCCGTGGCGGTGTAGAGGGAGGGCGTGATCAGCGCGTAGGCGAGGGCGAGCAGGCCGAGCAGCAGCGCCGTCCCGAGGACCAGCCGCTTGCGCCGCCACAGGATCCGCCACAGGTCGCCCAGCTCGGCCGTGGTGTCGGGACGGTTCGGGCCCGGACGCTCGGGATGCGCCGGCTGCACGGGGGTGAGCCACGTCGCGACAGCGATGTTATGGTCGATCTGTGCCACGATCGGTCACCGTCGTCTCAATCCTGGTCGGTCCCTCGCGGGTGCCTTCCCTACTGCAAGAGTCGCGCAGCCTGCTGACAATGTATCGAGACCGCGATCCGCGCCGCGGCGGCCCGGATGACTGGGAGCGTGGTAAACAATCCGCGGGCGGCGCGCTCACGCAAACGCGTCCGTCATCGAGGTCCGCGTGTTGCTACAGGATGTCGACGCTGCGCGACGCGGACGCGTCGCCGCATCGCGCAGGCCTGCCGTGGGCCCGTCCAGATGTCCCGCGCGCCGCGTCCGCGGAAGGGCCGCGCCGATCCCGGCTTCGACGGCTCCGGTGCGTCATCGGCGTGGATAACGCCTTCAGGCTGCTCTATTGTCCGATTGGATAAATTGTATTGGCTCATCCGAGACGCAACAATCGCTTCAAGCTGCGGCCTCTACTCTAATTCGGGTGCTCTGCCATGGAAGCGATCAGCGTCGAGGATCGGGGTGGCGGCCGGCGCGCCGTCAACGCCCGCCTGCGTCGGATCGCGGCCGCGACCGGCGTCCCGATCGCCGCCTTCTTCGGGGCGCCGGCACCGCGCCCGCTGGCCGAGCTCAGCGAACTGATCGGCCTGTGGCAGTCGATCGCCGACCAGGAGGGCCGCAGCGAGATCCTGGCGGTGGCCCGGGCGCGGGCCGCCGGGGCGACGGACGAGGCGGGCGGCCCGGCCTGACGGGCGGCCCGCGGATTTTGGTGCGCGCGGCCCTGGCGGGATCGGGCCGGGACCGCTACATGACGTGGGCGGGGCTGCAGAGTTCGTCAGGAGCACTATCCCCGGGGCCTTATCGACTCCCTCGGGAGCTGTCCCTGGCCTCGTCCCTGGACTTGGCCAACACGGCGCCCACCTACGCTGTAGGTTTCCCGGGATCGATCCTCCAACGGCTCACGTGGCTCCGCACCCGACTTCTCCCAGAACCGGCACCGAGGCTCCGGACGCCGCCCGCAAGGCGGAACTCCGCGCCGCGGCCCTCGCTGCCCGCGACGCCCTCGATCCCGCGGCCCGGCAGGCGGCCTCGGCGGCGATCGGGGACGCGCTCCTCGCGCTGCCGGAGCTCGCCCGGGCCCGCCTGGTGGGCGCCTTCTGGCCGATCCGCAGCGAGGTCGATCCCCGCCCCGCCGCCGAGGGCCTGCGCGCCCGCGGCCAGGCCGTGGCCCTGCCGCACGTCACGCCGGACGGCCTGGTGTTCCGGGAATGGCGCGCCGGCGACGCCCTCGTCGCCGGCCGGTTCGGCCTCAGCGAGCCCGACCCGTCGCTGCCGCCGGTGGAGCCCGACGCGCTGATCGTGCCGCTCGCCGCCTTCGACCGGACCGGGCAGCGCATCGGCTACGGCCGCGGCTACTACGACGGCGCGATCGCGCGCCTGTCCCGGACGCGTCCGGTCCTGACCGTCGGCATCGGCTTCGCCGCCCAGGAGGTGGCGCGCGTGCCGGCCGAGCCGCACGACCGCCCCCTCCAGTACGTGATCACCGAAGGCGGCGTGATCCGCTGCGACAGGATCGCCTGACCCATGCGCCTGCTCTTCCTCGGCGACGTCGTCGGGCGCTCGGGCCGCACCGTGGTGTGCGAGCACCTGCCACGGCTCCGGGAGCGCTGGCGCCTCGACTGCGTGGTGGTCAACGGCGAGAACGCGGCCGGCGGCTTCGGCATCTCCGAGACCATCTGCGACGAGCTGATCCAGGCGGGCGCCGACGCGGTCACCCTCGGCAACCACAGTTTCGACCAGCGCGAGGCGATGGTGTTCATCGCCCGCCAGCCGCGCCTGGTGCGGCCGGCGAACTATCCGCCCGGCACGCCGGGCCGCGGCGCCACGGTCGTGGAGACCCAGGGTGGCGCCCGCGTCCTCGTGGTCAACGTGATGGGCCGCGTCTTCCTCGACGCGATGGACGACCCCTTCGCGGCGGTGGAGCGCGAGCTCACCGCCTGCCCCCTCGGCGCCGCGGCGGACGCGGTGATCGTCGACGTCCACGCCGAGGCGACGAGCGAGAAGCAGGCCTTCGGCCACTACCTCGACGGCCGGGCGAGCCTCGTCGTCGGGACGCACACGCACACGCCCACGGCGGATCACCGGATCCTGCCGGGCGGCACGGCCTACATGTCGGATGCCGGCATGTGCGGCGACTACGATTCGGTGATCGGCATGCAGAAGGACGAGCCGATCCGCCGCATGATCCAGAAGACGCCGGGCTCGCGGTGGGAGGTCGCCGTCGGGGAGGGCACCCTGTGCGGCATCGCGGTGGAGACCGACGCGCGCGGCCTCGCCACGCGGGTCGCGGCCCTGCGCCTGGGGCCGAATCTCGAGGAGACCGCGCCGCATTTCTGGGATTAGAGCCCCGTTCGGCCCGGTGGATGCCGGTTTGGCGTAAGGCGGGCGGGAGCGGCTAAGCCTTTTGCGCCGGACTGGTCTCGATCGGCCTGGGCATAGCTCCGCGGTGACCTTCCCGAGACTTGATCGCGCGCGGGCCTACCCCCACAGTGCTCCCGAGGGGCGCCGATGGCCGGCTGCCGCGTGGTGAGATCAGGCTAGAACGATCGATGGCCGCCCGAGAAACCGGCGACGACAAGAATGGGCCGCTGGCACAGCCCGGGATCTATCTCGGGCGGATGGTCATCTTCCTGATCCTTGTAGGCTTCCTCGCCTTCATTCTGTTCCGGCAGATCACACCGGCCTTCCTGGCCAATCCGGGGCTCAACGGGCTCATCCTCGGTGTGCTGCTGATCGCCGTCCTGATCGCCTTCGGGCAGGTCGTCCGGCTGTTCCGCGAGACCGCCTACGTCAACGCCGTCGCCAGCGGCGCGCAGGTGAAGAAGCCGCCCGCCCTGCTGGCGCCGATGGCGCCGATGATCGCCGCGCGGGCCGGCGGAGCCACCCTGCCGGGCACGACCGGCTACCTCGACACGATCGCGGTGCGCCTCGACGAGGGCCGCGAGATCCTTCGCTACATCGCCGGGATCCTGATCCTGCTCGGCCTGCTCGGCACCTTCTGGGGCCTCATCGACACGCTGTCGGCGGTCGGCGGCGTCATCAAGGGCATGCGCGGCGGCGGTGATGCCGGTGTCATGTTCGACGAGCTGAAGTCCGGCCTCGCGGTGCCGCTCTCAGGCATCGGTCTGGCGTTCTCAGCCTCGCTGTTCGGCCTCGCCTCGTCGCTGATCACCGGCTTCCTGGAGCTGCAGGCGGGCCAGGCCCATGCCCGGTTCCACAACGAGCTGCAGGATTGGCTGATGTCCGGCGCGGCGGCCCAGGAGGCGGCGCCGGTCGCGGCGGCTGCCGCGTCCCGGCCGGCCGCCGGCACGCAGGAGCTGAAGGAGGCGGTCGACCGCCTGAGCGCCCTGGTGGCCGAGGGCGGCGGCAGCCGCGCGGCGACGCAGGCGATGACTAACCTCGCCGAGGGCATCCAGGGTCTCGTCCAGCACATGCGCGCCGAGCAGCAGATGATCCGCGACTGGGTCGAGGCGCAGGCGAGCCGCGAGCGCGAGCTGAAGCAGGTGCTCGACCGGCTGGGCCGGGAGCGCGTCTAGTGGCCTCCACGGCGACCCGGACCCGGCGGACGCTCAACGTCTGGCCCGGCTACGTCGACGCGCTGGCCACGCTGCTGCTGTCAGTGGTCTTCCTGCTCACGGTCTTCGTGGTCGGGCAGTTCTTCCTGTCGCAGGAGCTGACCGGCCGGGACGAGACCCTGGCCAGGCTCAACCGCCAGATCGCCGACCTGACCGACCTCCTCGCCCTGGAGCGGACGAACCGTCGCAATCAGGAGGAGGAGGCTCGCAACCTTCGCACGACGCTCGCCGGCGTCGAGGCCGAGCGCGACCGGGCCAAGGTGCAGGCCGAGGCCGCGACGGTCAGCCAGGGCGCGGCGGGCACCCTCGACAAGCAGCTGGACGCCGAGCGGGGCGCGACCCGGCGGGCGCAGTCCCAGATCGACCTGCTCAACGAGCAGATCAGCGCGATGCGCCGCCAGCTCGCCGCCCTGGAGGACGCCCTCGCGGCCTCCGAGAGCCGCGACAAGGAATCCCAGGCCCGGATCGCCGAGCTGGGCAGCCGGCTGAACGTCGCCCTCGCGCAGAAGGTTCAGGAGCTGGCCCGCTACCGCTCCGACTTCTTCGGCCGCCTGCGTCAGATCCTGGGCAACCGGCCCGACATCCGCGTGGTCGGCGACCGCTTCGTGCTGCAATCCGAGGTGCTGTTCCCGGCCGGCTCCGCGACCCTCAAGCCCGAGGCCGGGCCGGAGCTCGACCGCATCGCCGGCGCGGTCTCGGAACTCGCCAAGCAGATCCCGGCGGATCTGCCCTGGGTGCTCCGCGTCGACGGGCACACCGACACGCGCCCGATCAGCACGTCGCAGTTCCCGTCGAACTGGTCCCTCTCGGCGGCGCGCGCCATCGCGGTGGTGCAGTTCCTCGCCGGCAAGGGGATCCCGCCTCAGCACCTCCTGGCGGGCGCCTTCGGCGAGTTCCAGCCCCTCGAGGCCGGAGCGACCGAGGAGGCCTACGCTCGCAACCGGCGGATCGAGATGAAGCTCACCGAGCGCTAGCGCTGTCGGGCCGTCGCGGCGCCACAGGGTGTGGCGGCGCGCGGCCGGGTCCGGTGACCAGTTTCACGGCGATTTCTCTCCGCATTCCCAGGTGTATGTGCCGATCGAGCCAGCATCCGATTGTCTTGCGAAAGCTTCGACCGCCAGTTTCCGGAAGAGATAGGCGGTAATTCCTCCGGCGGGCGCCGATTTGTCCCGCGCGCGCCGCGGCTCTGCTGGATTAACGCATCGTTATCCTTGACGTCCCATGGTGCGGCCGATCCAGGGAGACCGTATCGATGTCGAAGCTCAGCCTGTCCCTGAACGCGGTTCGGCCCGGAGCCGACGATCACCCCCGGCCGCACGTCGCCCTGCGGGACGAGGTCAGCGCGATCGCCGCGGCGGTGCAGGTCTTCGAGAACGGCCTGGCCGGTCTGCGCGCGGGCGCGCGGGGCGCGGACGATGCCGCGTCGGCTGCGGCGGCGGCCGACGCGGCGACCGGCCTCCTGGCAGGCATCGCCGGGCAGACGAGCCTGATGGCGCTCCGGGCCGCGATCGAGGCGGCCCGCGACGGCGGAGAGGGCCGGGGCTTCGCGGCCGCGGCCGCGGAGGTCAGGGACCTGGCCGGGCAGATGGCGCGGGCGACCGACACGATCGTGGCCCAGGTCGGCCAGATCCAGGCCGCGGCGGAGCGGGCGCAGGACAGTGCCCTCCGGGGGCAACGCCTGGCCGCGTCCGCTTCCGCACACTGAGGCCGCGCACCCCGCGCCGGCGATCCGTCGCGCGGACGGGCGCCGCCCCGGGCGGCCCCGGGCGCGGCCCGGCTACTCGGCGACCGGCAGGCGCTCGCCCCGGCTCCGGGGCTCCTTGCCCCGCGCCGTCTCGTCCAGCGCGTCGGTGAACTGCAGGTTCGCGAGCTGGGCGTAGAGCGCGCCCTGGGCCAGCAGGCTCTCGTGGGTCCCGGTCTCGACGATGCGGCCGTCGTCGAGGACCAGGATGCGGTCCGCGGCCCGGATCGTGGCGAGCCGGTGGGCGATCACCAGCGTGGTGCGGCCCTGCATCAGCGTGGCGAGGGCGGCCTGGACGGCGCGCTCGGACTCGGCGTCCAGGGCCGAGGTGGCCTCGTCGAGGAGCAGGATCGGCGCGTCCTTGAGGATCGCCCGGGCGATGGCGATGCGCTGCCGCTGGCCGCCCGAGAGGGTCACGCCGCGCTCGCCCACCTGGGTCGCGTAGCCCTGCGGCAGCGCCGAGACGAACCCGTGCGCGTTGGCGAGTTCGGCAGCGCGCCGAACCTCCGCCTCGTCGGCCTCCGGACGCCCGTAGCGGATGTTCTCGGTGACGGTGCCGGAGAACACGACGGGATCCTGGGGCACCAGGGCGATGCGGGCGCGCAGGCGCTCGGGATCGACCTGGGCGATGTCGGCGCCGTCGACCAGGATCCGGCCGCCCTGCGGATCGTAGAAGCGCAGCAGCAGCTGGAACACCGTCGACTTGCCGGCCCCGGAGGGCCCCACGATGGCGATGCGCTCGCCGGGCGCGGCCGCGAAGCTCAGCCCGCCGAGGGCGGCGTGCTCCGGGCGGGTGGGGTAGGCGAAGCGCACGTCCTCGAAGGTCACCGCGCCCCGCGCCGGCTCGGGCAGCGGCAGGGCCGGGGACGGTGCGCGAATCGCCGGCTCCGTCGCGAGGATCTCGGTGAGCCGCTCGGCCGCGCCGGCCGACATGGCGAGGTCGCCGTAGACCTCGGAGAGCTGGCCGAGGGCGCCGGCGCCGAACACGGCGTAGAGCACGAACTGCGAGAGTTCGCCGCCCGTCATCGTGTGGTTCAGGACGCCCTGGGCGCCGTACCACATCACCCCGACCACCGAGGCCGAGATCAGGAAGATCGCGACGCCGGTGAGCAGCGCGCGGGCCTGGACCGACGCCCGGGCGGCGCCGTAGGCCTCCTCGGAGGCCGCCGCGAACCGGGCCGCCGTCGAGTCCGAGCGGCCGAAGGCCTGCATCGTCCGCACCGCCCCGACCGCCTCGGCCGCGTAGGCCGAGGCCTCGGCGAGCCGGTCCTGGGCCGCCCGGGAGCGCCGGCGCACGCCGCGGCCCGACACGATCAGCGGGAAGACGATGATCGGGATCGCGGCCAGCACCATCACCGAGAGGCGCGGGCTCGTCACCACCATCATGGCGGTGGCGCCCACGAACAGGAACAGGTTGCGCAGCAGGATCGAGACCGAGACGCCGAAGGCCGACTTGATCTGCGTCGCGTCCGCGGTGAGCCGCGAGACGATCTCGCCGGACTGCGCCCGGTCGAAGAAGGCGGGGTCCAGCTGGGTCAGCCGGGCGAAGACGGCGCTGCGGAGGTCCGCGACCACCCGCTCGCCCAGCGTCACCACCGTGTAGACGCGGGCGGCGCTCGACAGCGCGAAGGCCGCGACGACGCCGAGCAGGGCGAGGAAGTAGGCGTCGATCACGCCCGAGCCGTCGGCGGTGAAGCCGTGGTCGATGACCCGGCGCATGGCGATCGGGACGACCAGCGTCGAGGCCGACGCGCAGATGAGGGCGACGAGCCCCGCGGCGATCCGCACCCGGTAGCGCAGCGCGAAGGGAAGGAGCGGCCGGAGGGCGCTCAGCGGGGCTCTGGGTCGGCCGGCCGCGGCCGCCTTGGTCTTACGGGCCATCACGCCTCACGTGTTGTCGTTCTCCCGGTCCGCGGCGCTTGTGACCGGGGAGCGGCTGCGGTATAGGCCGCCGCTCATCCGATTGCGTGTGTTCAATGGCCGCGGGCCGCCACCACGGTCGGCTTGGACGTGCCGTTGCCACGAACCCATGGTTCGGTGCAACCGGTGACATCTTCCGCATTCCGGGCCGGGCGGCGCCTCCTGCGCTTCCCGCCGGCGTGCCAGACAGGGACCAGGGTCATGGCGAAGGACGCGGCCGCGAAGGCCAAGGGGACCGAGCACCCCGATTACCACTTCATCAAGGTCGTGATGACGGACGGTACCGAGTACCAGACCCGTTCGACCTACGGGAAGGAGGGCGACACCCTCAATCTCGACATCGATCCGCTGACCCATCCGGCCTGGACCGGTGGCGAGCAGAAGATGCTCGACCGCGGCGGCCGCGTGTCGCGCTTCAACTCGCGGTTCGGCAACCTCGGCAAGCGCTGAGCGCCGCAGCCCACACGGTGATGCTGTTCGAGGCGGGCGGTCCCTGGCGGGGCCGCCCGTTTTCGTGCGTGACGTCGAACGGTTGCGGCGGCGCGCGTTATCCACAGGACGCGTTTGCAAAGATCGCGCGGACCGCGCGGCTAACCGCGCGTCCGCGCGCGCGGGCGGAAACGCTTCTTCTCATGCCGGCCGCGCCCGCGGCCTTCGCCGCCGGGGTCGGTCGCTGCCGGTTCATTCAAAGCGCGGCTGGGTCGTCGTATCCTTCTCCGGTCAGCCGCGGCGGGCGTGCTGGCGCCCCTGCCTGTCCAAGGGCCGATCGTCTTCGGACGCACTGCTAGGATCGAGATACGATGAGACGTCTGCTGCTGTTGGTCCTCGCCCTAATCGCTCTGGCCGCCGGGCCGGCCGTGGCCGCGGACAAGATCAAGGTCGGCATCATGGGCGGGGATGCCGAAGTCCTCTGGGCGAAGGCCAAGGAGATCGCGGCCCGCGACGGGCTCGACATCAACCTGGTGGTGTTCTCCGACTACCTGCTGCCGAACGAGGCGCTCCACTCCGGCGACCTGGACGCCAACGCCTTCCAGCACAAGCCGTTTCTCGCCAACCAGATCAAGGCGCGGGGCTACAAGATCGTCCCCGTCGGCGAGACGATCGTGACGCCGATCGGCCTGTACTCCAAGCGGGTCAAGGCCGTCGGGGACCTGAAGGACGGGGCGCAGATCGGCATCCCGAACGACCCGTCGAACGGCGGCCGGGCGCTCCTGCTGCTGCAGGCCGAGAAGCTGATCCGCCTGAAGGACGGCGTCGGCCTGCTGCCGACGGTCTTCGACGTCGTCGACAATCCCAAGCGCCTGAAGTTCCAGGAGGTCGACGCCGCGCAGCTGCCCCGCAGCCTCGAGGATCTCGACGCCGCGGTGATCAATACGAACTACGCCGTCGATGCGGGTCTGACGCCGGGCAAGGACTCCATCGCGATCGAGTCCAAGGTCAACAACCCCTACAACAACGTGATCGTCGTCCGCGAGGCGGACACGCAGAAGCCCTGGGTGCCGAAGCTGGTCCACGCCTTCCAGAACGACGCGATCCGCCAGATCCTGAAGGAGCAGTTCCCGGGCCAATTCCCGGCGTTCTGAGCGCCGGGGCCGGCACGCCGGCCCTGCGCGGCA from Methylobacterium sp. NMS14P includes:
- a CDS encoding 5-formyltetrahydrofolate cyclo-ligase is translated as MAPHPTSPRTGTEAPDAARKAELRAAALAARDALDPAARQAASAAIGDALLALPELARARLVGAFWPIRSEVDPRPAAEGLRARGQAVALPHVTPDGLVFREWRAGDALVAGRFGLSEPDPSLPPVEPDALIVPLAAFDRTGQRIGYGRGYYDGAIARLSRTRPVLTVGIGFAAQEVARVPAEPHDRPLQYVITEGGVIRCDRIA
- a CDS encoding MotA/TolQ/ExbB proton channel family protein, which encodes MAARETGDDKNGPLAQPGIYLGRMVIFLILVGFLAFILFRQITPAFLANPGLNGLILGVLLIAVLIAFGQVVRLFRETAYVNAVASGAQVKKPPALLAPMAPMIAARAGGATLPGTTGYLDTIAVRLDEGREILRYIAGILILLGLLGTFWGLIDTLSAVGGVIKGMRGGGDAGVMFDELKSGLAVPLSGIGLAFSASLFGLASSLITGFLELQAGQAHARFHNELQDWLMSGAAAQEAAPVAAAAASRPAAGTQELKEAVDRLSALVAEGGGSRAATQAMTNLAEGIQGLVQHMRAEQQMIRDWVEAQASRERELKQVLDRLGRERV
- a CDS encoding TIGR00282 family metallophosphoesterase; its protein translation is MRLLFLGDVVGRSGRTVVCEHLPRLRERWRLDCVVVNGENAAGGFGISETICDELIQAGADAVTLGNHSFDQREAMVFIARQPRLVRPANYPPGTPGRGATVVETQGGARVLVVNVMGRVFLDAMDDPFAAVERELTACPLGAAADAVIVDVHAEATSEKQAFGHYLDGRASLVVGTHTHTPTADHRILPGGTAYMSDAGMCGDYDSVIGMQKDEPIRRMIQKTPGSRWEVAVGEGTLCGIAVETDARGLATRVAALRLGPNLEETAPHFWD
- a CDS encoding glycoside hydrolase family 5 protein yields the protein MVGPSRRSVLAGALAAAGAGVRPVQGSPAPIVLRRGIALWPWFSLTTEYPPPRTDYAWPPFQAGRPVPTRDDLARIAGFGFDFVRLPLDPGPFAAFTGPRRAELLGTLSEAVDAALAAGLRVLVNIQANAATHHYTPDAFYGSDRAPLFAAYRDLVGDLARLCARKGADRVALEPVNEPPQACGARAWNRVQEELLTAARAAAPALTLVATGSCGSLVAGLTALDPAALARFAPLLYTFHFYEPYLFSHQGATWLTEEPFYRWLTAVPWPGSRGTLRGTLAAVRARMDADRTVPQAEKARDRAVIEAKLHEYFEAAPGPAYIADAMAPVATWADLYGIPRGQVLMGEFGALRTDARFTASRAPDRAAYIRDVRLAAEATGFAWSFWNLFDGLGLMDDAHVADPALIAALGLRARP
- a CDS encoding GumC family protein translates to MAQIDHNIAVATWLTPVQPAHPERPGPNRPDTTAELGDLWRILWRRKRLVLGTALLLGLLALAYALITPSLYTATAQILIDPRDRQVVSNDVNPAGLSPDGGIAQVESQVKVIESDAVLGRAVDQVGLATTPGFGAPQDGVVTRALGELRALVAGPRAERPVDARGRALDQLRRRLAVKRADKVFVIDLVVTTTDPDLSARIVNAIASAYLTDQTDARSDAAKRAAGDLRGRLDELRGAVNAADKKLEDYKARNGLIASSGRLVNEQQLTDLNARLVAARARTADAKARLQGIREARGQAIGSGAMPEAVQSSVIERLRGQYAELAAKEADLRTNLGERHPFIAAVRAQMQDVRRLIDAELNRIAGAAETEAQRAQANERTLSTELERLQRQSAVNAQSSVQQRELEREVDAARSVYNAFLVRAREIKEQTSIDSSNARIITAARPPQDPSWPPRLILVAAALAGGLGLGAGLALTREYLAPTVLSPRQLERLSNAPVVAVLPGLRPRGASATAASVTLDHLAATSGSRGHALALLVTSGESDETERQAVIALLAAVAVARGDRVLRVDADLRADGSGTGGLLDVLRGEQSLNAVTRTDPASGARRVGLGDTEKPLRDALTPANVERFIAGVKGRFDLVLVDGGVLTENLRLGPLAAAADRLLLVACNGATRQRDLIDLVDTSEALGRPISGSLLLTRRKA
- a CDS encoding VpsF family polysaccharide biosynthesis protein (VpsF, distantly related to oligosaccharide ligases, is encoded next to the probable flippase VpsE.); this translates as MRTVRQTGFARRHGPVARTGPVLRAFLRAESVALSVWALLLVGVSGGLLWVLGLNYEGITGSAASKIHPATYLAVILIGWTLVRAGNPVIPVAGALNRRPASVLLAACGVLLLALIAARGGAGLAGSIDTFVLAGLVPILLMDRDAATLGRLETIFHLVMLANALLGLFELASGQRFFPYRFDGVAFESDTRSAALQGHPLANATMTACYILALAKGGGRLAPMPRAAMIVFQLVALVTFGGRSATVTTLILGGAVGLVALNRTLRTGRVPLAAAACACFALTLLPVLVAVLAAAGFFDTLLDRFVSDGGSAQARVDMLTVFDAIPFRQLLLAPDFLQVNTLRRIYGLEWGIENSIISAVLYHGILVTGVLVIAVGLYLAEIARDCRRGVWLPILAFVILVNTFEGLAGKTTLLAKFALMLIVLFPPLPRRG